CAGGCGACGGACAAGTGCGTTCAACACCTGCCAAGTGATGCGGGCATCACCCAACGCACTGTGAGCATTCTGAGCGCGAATGCCCATAACATTCGCCACAAAGCCTAACCCGTTGTGAGGCAATCGTAACCAGCGGCGCGTCAGCAGTAACGTGTCCACCACAGGCGTCGCAGGGGCTGGCCAGCGCAGTCGGCGCCATTCCACCGCCAGAAAGCTCAGGTCGAAGAGGGCATGGTGCGCGACGAGGACCGCGCCTTCCATCAGCTTGCGCACAGCTGGCGCGATCTCAGCAAAGCGAGGCGCCGCCCATAGCTCCGCGTCAGAGATCCTATGAACCGCACGAGCACCCGGATCCACCGGCCGTTCCGGGTTGACACGCTGAGAGAACGTCGCTAACTCCTGGCCATCCGCTCCGCGCACCACGGCGATCTCGCACAGGCGATGTACCAGGGCGGGATCAAGCCCCGTCTTCTCAACATCTATCACCGCAAAGGTGACCTGGTCTATAGACTGATGAAGCAACTGACTGAGAGGTGAGCTCATTCCAGCCCCTTCTGCTTGAGCATGTTTTCCCGCTTCTAAGCCTGTTGAGCGTTAATGTAATCTAGTGTATAATGCAGTAGGTTGCCAATTGCCTGATCGTCTTATCTGCAAGGAGGGCGCCGCCATGGGATGGATCGAAAGAACTGAGACCAGTTGCCATCGCTGGCTATGGATCGGCGCATTGGCTTTGCTTTTCGTGTGGATCGCCGTTTCGTCCGCCAGCGCCCAGGAGGGCGGGTATTGGTATACCGTACGCCTCGGCGATTCCTGGAGCTCCATCGCGGCCAGGACCGGCGTCAGCATCTCTGAACTGCAGCGAGCAAACCCGCGGGCGGTCCGTCGAAATCATTGGCTGTATGCAGGCGAGCGGCTCTGGATTCCGATCCCCGGGCGAGCCTCCGGCTACTGGTACACGGTTCGGTGGGGCGACTCCTGGACCTCCATCGCCCGGCGCACAGGGATCAGCGTGCGTCGTCTGCTTCAGGCCAACCCTCAGGCTGTTCGCCGCTCACTTTGGCTCTACCGTGGCGAGCGGATCTGGATTCCCACCGCTTTGCCTCTCACTGTCCGGCCAACACCTACTCCTACTGCGGCGCTCCCCGCCATAGCCTGCCCGGCGGATTTGGCAGGTTATGGGCTGGCCATCGTCGAATTCCTCTCCGAGGCCAACGGTGACGTGAACGCCTTGGCCGGCTGGCTCTCGCAATGCGGCGCCATCACTTCGGATGCGGGAGAGGTCCGAACAGCCGACTTCAACGGTGATGGGTTGAACGAGGTGATTGTCGTCCTCACCACCCCCCAGGCTGAGCCGCCGGCTCCTCCCGGCGATCTGTTCGTCTTGCGCAAGGCTGAGACTTGGGCCATTGACTTTCAAGCCATCGCTGACGGCCAGGTCGAACTGCTGGATGTGGCCGATGTAAACCAGGATGGCCAGATGGACCTCGCCTGGACTGATACCACCTGTGGTGCCCATACCTGTTTTGGCACAGTTCATCTCATCTCCTGGACAGGAACTGCCTTCCAGAGCTGGATAGATGGGACGCTGAGCATGGCTTATCCAGAGGTGAGGTTGGACGACGTGACCGACGGCAGTGGCCGGGAGATCATCGTCCACGGTGGCGTGATCGGTTCGGTGGGGGCAGGCCCGC
This genomic interval from Anaerolineae bacterium contains the following:
- a CDS encoding exonuclease domain-containing protein, whose amino-acid sequence is MSSPLSQLLHQSIDQVTFAVIDVEKTGLDPALVHRLCEIAVVRGADGQELATFSQRVNPERPVDPGARAVHRISDAELWAAPRFAEIAPAVRKLMEGAVLVAHHALFDLSFLAVEWRRLRWPAPATPVVDTLLLTRRWLRLPHNGLGFVANVMGIRAQNAHSALGDARITWQVLNALVRRLRGLGFTTLGDLINAQGGPIGWPSSEWEQLPAPLPQALQGRRRLWLRYQDEYGGYTERLVDPLDANHRYLIAYCHLRQAERVFRLDRILEMQIVEEFSDLRGIF
- a CDS encoding LysM peptidoglycan-binding domain-containing protein, with the protein product MGWIERTETSCHRWLWIGALALLFVWIAVSSASAQEGGYWYTVRLGDSWSSIAARTGVSISELQRANPRAVRRNHWLYAGERLWIPIPGRASGYWYTVRWGDSWTSIARRTGISVRRLLQANPQAVRRSLWLYRGERIWIPTALPLTVRPTPTPTAALPAIACPADLAGYGLAIVEFLSEANGDVNALAGWLSQCGAITSDAGEVRTADFNGDGLNEVIVVLTTPQAEPPAPPGDLFVLRKAETWAIDFQAIADGQVELLDVADVNQDGQMDLAWTDTTCGAHTCFGTVHLISWTGTAFQSWIDGTLSMAYPEVRLDDVTDGSGREIIVHGGVIGSVGAGPQRAWTEIWASPDGAPYTRVSQVYDPSNCLYHTVLDANTALLSGRSDDFAQAVTLYRKALEDPTLVACWWRPNELEELRTFSAFRLAMAYAYQGDMASAEATVTDLLSTYPDTVYARIADIWWTAYQPTQDMTAACAAVDAFVAGPPPHPEAYEILADYGYANPTFTAADVCPVVP